A region of Haliotis asinina isolate JCU_RB_2024 chromosome 7, JCU_Hal_asi_v2, whole genome shotgun sequence DNA encodes the following proteins:
- the LOC137290510 gene encoding cell cycle checkpoint protein RAD17-like yields the protein MSKLSHQSTLGGYLKKKSSSKTPEIDDDDDDDTDVSIVKVVPSHKKSLKWVSSSFDDFADFLPSKPACSSQLSDAVLSQSKKRPRDSVRPVPIHRPSPAAKGKKLKKISRDDLWADKHKPSNKGDLAVHKKKVDDVEAWLQDRSKSTPKHGAPILLLTGPAGVGKTATIQVLCKELGLEVQEWTNPIQPSYNSEQLLPSAYNSFAHSGLDIGYSESQVTQFKNFLLRANKYSSLQIGDTLSSSHKIIFIEELPNIFFRDASLFHNILRKYRQVGRCPLVFIISDTTSGESNERQLFPADLQAEISIESISFNPVAPTMMVKVLARIANSEYSQRSISAIPSSPVIESIAMSSAGDVRSAINSLQFACSQDTLDLKHKCTSKQTAPKKSSSGSGRRLKYETSQKKDTNSEAVSSIGARDTSCFLFHAIGKVLYCKRGDPKEFPEHCLLPSHLSLYDRDPLLLNPEEVVEKSHLSGNYFASFLHQNYVDFYTDIDDVVRASQYISDADFFTAEWASRSAMENYAASIATRGIIHSNSTNARHDSKRTGLGWKPIHKSQWFTIHRQAKRNTETASALFKGYHWDPKMLLTEVLPYMNLINVTLHSPAQISFTQEMCRYSTFGSGRRLEKLEETDVLDGEDEAPSLPATTHPTSAGEEVSLSQNKVQVPDDEEDNDPVIEDYDDEDYEDLFLSDDSFT from the exons ATG AGCAAACTCAGCCATCAGTCGACTTTGGGAGGGTATCTAAAGAAGAAATCCAGCAGCAAAACCCCTgaaattgatgatgatgatgatgatgatacagatGTCTCAATCGTAAAAGTAGTCCCATCACACAAG AAATCCCTTAAATGGGTTAGTTCATCATTTGATGATTTTGCTGACTTCCTCCCATCAAAGCCTGCATGTTCATCCCAGCTGTCAGATGCTGTATTGTCTCAGAGCAAGAAGCGACCTAGGGACAGTGTACGTCCTGTGCCAATACACCGACCCTCCCCTGCAGCTAAGGGAAAGAAACTCAAGAAGATCTCTAGAGACGATCTCTGGGCAGATAAACACAAGCCAAGCAATAAA GGTGATTTAGCAGTTCACAAGAAGAAGGTTGATGATGTTGAAGCATGGCTTCAAGATCGGAGTAAATCTACACCAAAG CATGGTGCCCCCATCTTACTTCTAACAGGCCCAGCTGGCGTGGGAAAAACAGCCACAATCCAAGTGCTCTGCAAGGAGCTTGGGCTTGAGGTACAGGAATGGACCAATCCAATACAGCCAAGCTACAATTCTGAGCAGCTCCTACCATCAGCATATAACTCCTTTG CTCACTCCGGTCTAGACATAGGCTATTCAGAATCTCAAGTGACACAGTTCAAGAATTTCCTGCTTAGAGCCAACAAATACTCATCTCTGCAGATAGGCGACACCCTCTCGTCTAGTCACAAGATAATCTTTATAGAG gaaCTACCTAATATTTTCTTCCGTGATGCTTCATTATTTCACAATATACTCAG GAAGTACAGACAGGTTGGACGCTGCCCCCTGGTGTTTATTATCAGCGACACCACTAGTGGTGAATCCAATGAGAGACAACTCTTCCCTGCAGACCTCCAGGCTGAGATCAGTATTGAGAGTATCAGTTTCAACCCGGTGGCTCCCACCATGATGGTGAAAGTGCTGGCCAGGATTGCAAACTCAGAGTATAGTCAG cggTCAATATCTGCCATCCCATCATCCCCAGTCATTGAGTCCATTGCCATGTCCAGTGCAGGCGACGTGAGGTCTGCTATCAACTCCCTCCAGTTTGCCTGTAGTCAAG ATACATTAGACCTAAAGCACAAGTGTACATCTAAACAAACAGCACCAAAGAAGTCTTCATCTGGCTCGGGGCGTAGACTCAAGTATGAGACCAGTCAGAAAAAGGACACAAACTCTGAGGCAGTGTCCTCAATCGGAGCCAGAGACACCTCATGTTTCCTCTTCCATGCTATCGGCAAGGTGTTGTACTGTAAAC GAGGGGACCCCAAGGAGTTTCCTGAACATTGTCTACTGCCATCACATTTATCTCTGTACGACAGAGACCCACTGCTCCTCAACCCAGAG GAGGTTGTAGAGAAGTCACACCTGTCAGGTAACTACTTTGCCAGCTTCTTACACCAGAACTATGTAGACTTCTACACTGACATCGACGACGTTGTGAGAGCTAGTCAGTACATCAGTGATGCCGATTTCTTCACTGCAGAGTGGGCA TCCCGGTCAGCGATGGAGAACTATGCTGCGTCTATAGCTACACGAGGTATAATTCACTCCAACTCCACCAATGCTCGCCATGACAGCAAGAGGACAGGGTTGGGCTGGAAACCAATCCACAAGTCTCAGTGGTTCACCATACACAGACAG GCAAAAAGAAATACCGAAACTGCTTCTGCTTTGTTTAAAG GCTACCACTGGGATCCCAAGATGCTCCTAACGGAAGTCCTGCCCTACATGAACCTGATCAACGTCACTTTACACAGCCCAG CTCAGATTTCCTTTACCCAAGAGATGTGTAGATATTCAACCTTTGGCAGTGGCAG GAGACTGGAGAAGCTTGAGGAGACTGATGTTCTGGATGGGGAGGATGAAGCACCGTCTCTGCCAGCCACCACACACCCCACCTCAGCTGGGGAGGAGGTGTCCCTCAGTCAGAACAAGGTTCAGGTGCCTGACGATGAGGAAGACAATGACCCAGTTATAGAGGACTACGATGATGAGGACTATGAAGACTTGTTCCTCTCAGATGACAGTTTCACATGA
- the LOC137291119 gene encoding pyrokinin-1 receptor-like, whose product MLVEAFNATDSKNVTLGSSDFKNITMASVDLDLLIGPKRRALSTVIPMTVVYSLIFVTGIGGNVCTCIVIARNKYMHTATNYYLFNLAVSDLLLLVLGLPQETYSFWSEYPYIFGETFCRFRFFAAEASTYASILTITAFTVERYVAICHPMWMPSNSNLPRAVRVISAIWVISAICSIPISLQFGIVYRYQKGSMLRIEESAQCNTMDEEEARIYFQLSTFLFFVFPMTVLSILYFLIAIAIRRSGLNRSGSDSSTESQPSGAEIRIQQQSRARQSVLKMLVTVVVAFFVCWAPFHSQRLLVMYVERWTQQLLLVHERLYHVSGVFYYISSTINPILYSIMSLKFRQAFRSTLLCPCCRSPRNRNRNSYTYKFVHKNSGSDTICTAVDSGSATRCCGSSGSSQNVPCPMAMWTKPDI is encoded by the exons ATGTTAGTGGAAGCTTTCAATGCGACAGACAGCAAGAATGTGACCTTAGGTTCATCCGATTTCAAGAACATAACCATGGCCTcggttgaccttgacctcctgATCGGTCCCAAGCGGCGCGCTCTGAGCACGGTAATCCCAATGACTGTGGTATACTCCCTCATTTTTGTAACGGGTATAGGGGGAAACGTGTGCACCTGCATTGTCATCGCCCGCAATAAATACATGCACACTGCCACCAACTATTACCTGTTTAACCTCGCTGTATCAGACCTCTTGCTTCTAGTTCTGGGGCTTCCCCAAGAAACATACTCCTTCTGGTCGGAATACCCGTACATCTTCGGTGAGACTTTCTGTAGGTTCCGCTTCTTTGCCGCGGAGGCGTCAACATACGCGTCCATATTGACCATCACGGCCTTCACCGTTGAGCGATACGTGGCTATATGTCATCCGATGTGGATGCCAAGCAACTCCAACCTGCCAAGGGCTGTAAGAGTGATATCTGCCATATGGGTAATATCAGCTATATGTTCTATACCAATATCATTACAGTTTGGAATTGTGTACAGATACCAGAAGGGTTCCATGCTGAGGATAGAGGAGTCTGCCCAGTGCAACACGATGGATGAAGAAGAAGCCAGAATCTACTTCCAGTTGTCAACGTTTCTGTTCTTTGTGTTCCCAATGACGGTGTTGTCCATCTTGTACTTCCTGATCGCTATCGCTATCCGGAGGTCTGGACTTAATCGAAGTGGGTCTGATTCCTCGACGGAGAGTCAGCCTTCTGGAGCCGAGATTCGGATACAGCAGCAGAGCAGGGCCAGACAGTCGGTCCTCAAGATGCTTG TGACAGTAGTCGTGGCCTTCTTCGTCTGCTGGGCACCCTTCCACTCCCAACGCCTCCTCGTCATGTACGTAGAACGCTGGACACAGCAACTCCTGCTCGTGCATGAACGTCTCTACCACGTCTCCGGTGTCTTCTACTACATCAGCTCCACCATCAACCCTATCCTGTACAGCATCATGTCCCTCAAGTTCAGACAGGCGTTCAGATCCACGCTGCTTTGCCCTTGTTGTAGGAGTCCGCGAAACAGGAACCGGAATAGCTATAcctacaaatttgtccataaaaACAGCGGCTCGGATACTATATGTACAGCGGTTGACAGTGGGTCGGCAACACGCTGCTGTGGATCGAGTGGATCTTCACAGAATGTACCATGTCCTATGGCAATGTGGACCAAACCGGATATCTAA